In the Hevea brasiliensis isolate MT/VB/25A 57/8 chromosome 8, ASM3005281v1, whole genome shotgun sequence genome, CGCATGTAATACTACTGATTTGCAAAGCAGAACCCATATAAAGCTAATTACACCCAAACTAGACCTGGAGAGGGAGAAACTCACTCTCTAGGCTTGGGGAGGGCCTTAAAAAGGTAGCAAGAGCAACGGCTTGAAACCTCGagaaggaaaaaataaaaaagaaaagtctCTAAAAACTAGAGAGAGAGCCATCAATATCATTCGACTTGATGTTCactaattttgatttttaattcttcagatcaatccgaatttaaatttataattaaataaatatgtaaaattattcttaaaaaattatCATTTTGAATATGTTCAATTCAAAATCCCTAAAATAAATATAGGCTTTAACAATATTTTTTCAACatcattttataaataatattaaaataataaataacatcAAATAATATATTTTGACATCAAGATAGTATATAacgtaataaataatatatacaatatcATATATAATAGTGTTATAAATTAACataaaaatattgttaaaaacttTAAATTATGTGGTTTACGGATATCACTATATACTTATTGATAAttcttattaataatatattttaaatttttaataacatatATTACATGTTGTTAAAGTCTAAATTTGTTATAGTGAATTGAACAGAACTTagtccattatatatatatatatatagagagagagagagagagagagagagagagagagagagagagagagagagagagagagagagatttaatGGGCAATTCCAATCAATTTACAATTTAGAAAAATTCAACCCACGCCACATCCAAGAAGACCTGAATCCAAAACAAGTTGAACCATTTGCAGCTTTAAGGTTCTCAATATAGGGTTGTTAAATCTTTTCAAGCTTGGTAAAACCGCAATTAACTATGCTCACCAAAGTGTGGGCCAAATTACCCATTATTTTCAATAGTTGCGGAAGTGTAGGCTAAGCCAAGATATATTAATTAAGATATTAATATACAAGTTTTGTATAATCCTTAATTAATTGATATACCTAATGATGATTGAGGAGGGAGTACATAGTTACTGTCAGAGGTTACTTTCTGGGACAACTAGAAATCATCTATGGTTATACTTGAAGATTCAGCTTGCACTATGTAGACTACCCCAAGGATTCACCTCATTGGTTCCAGCAATTCATGCCTTTGCTTTTGAACTCTATATAAGGGGCAATGCCAAGAAGTGAAAACCTACACAAGCACTTGAAATCATAATACCTTCATTATGATTATGGCTGCTAAACTCTCTCTTCAGCTGTTTGGGATGCTTTTCTTCCTCATAAGCTTGTTGGCTCTTACTAAGCCAGCAATGGCAGATGAAGATGATGGCATCCCAGCGGATTTTAACCGTAGTTATTTTCCagaagatttcatttttgggacaGCCACTTCTGCTTACCAGGTATAAATAAACCTGTATATTCTGGGATTGTAGCAGCATGTGCTCTTCCAACTTCTATAAAAGGACTTACTATTGTTTATTGTATTCAGATTGAGGGTGCAGCAAACAAGTCGGGCAGAGGAGCTAGTGTCTGGGACACATTTGCCCATCAGTATCCAGGtatgtatatgtgtgtgtgtatatatatatatatatatatataactttgtGTACGTGAGTAAACTATATTTAATCTCCAAATTTCCTAAACAAAATGTTAACTATTTCTATGTAATCTTGCAGATAGGATATTGGATGGCAGTAATGGAGATGTTGCAGTTGATTTTTATAACCGCTACGAAGTATGATAATAATataactttttaattttctttttattttccctCAAAATATACCCTTTTTATTATcaacaataaaattaaataacattTACCAATAAACTTTAGTTCAGTAGTATTAGAATTATCTTAACTTAATCCAAACCAACtgtgtaaaaaaaaaagtaaacaaTATCTGTGAATATGGTGTTACAGGAAGATATACAATACGTGAAGAACATGGGCTTTGATGCCTTTAGATTCTCCATTTCATGGCCTAGAATTATACCCAGTAAGTGGTTTATCAAAGACTGAACCTTTAAACACGCAATGGCTGCTTCAAATGAATTTTGCTGCATTCTACATtcatatttctctttttttttttattttactttttacaATTTGAATATTCAGGTGGAAGGAGAAGCGAAGGGGTCAACGAGGAAGGGATTGAATTTTACAATAAAGTTATCaatgaaattataaaatatgGTGACAATTATCTCCTTTCTTCTTAAAGGATTCAAAATAATGAATAGAAGTTTTATATCTATTATATTTAGAGAATACTTTCAAAATGGCATAGTTGAAGGGTCGTGTGCCTAATATATTTTCCATGTTAAAAGTGTAAAATACCaagtatttataaaaataattaaaaaaaaagaactgTAATTAATTAACTAGCTTACATTTTGTCTTCtggttccttaatttttttttttttgaaggaatGAAggaacttcatcttcaagctaatCCCTTAATAAAGTTAGAAAATTATACCAAACACCTAATTTATTTTATTGCAAAATTCAGGCCTAAAACCTTTTGCTACTATTTTTCATTGGAATACTCCTCAAGCCCTAGAGGACAAATACGGTGGCTTTTTAAGCTCTAATCTTGTGTAAGTATACAGCTTGATATTACATTTTCAAAATGTTATAGGTTCAAACTTTCATATCAATTTTTTTGAATAATAATACTCTCATCTAATTAATAAaacattttatcaaataattgcATAAAATATAGGAATGATTTTCGTGATTATGCGGATCTTTGCTTTGAAAAATTTGGCGACCGAGTGAAGTATTGGATGACATTCAATGAACCATGGTCTCTTAGCGGATTTGCTTATGATGATGGACTTTTTGCCCCTGGTCGATGCTCATCTTGGGTGAATCGTAAATGTCGTGCTGGAAACTCTGCCACTGAACCTTACATAGTTGCACATCATTTGCTTCTTGCTCATGCTGCAGCTGTACAAGTATATAGAAAAAATTACCAGGTATGTATGTGTAGTTCATGAATTTTTTTGTTTCTTTCACCAATAGAAAtggatgtaaatttgagattcttattaatatttattgtgtaGGCAACTCAAGGTGGTAAGATCGGGATAACACTCTTCACCTTTTGGTATGAACCTCTCTCCAATAGATCAGCTGATATAGATGCTGCTAGAACAGCTCttgatttcatgtttggattgtaAGTCTTTCTTCCAAATTAAGCTAGTAATTAAATATACACAAGTCCTTGATTAATAATcataattttttcatattttccaGGTGGATGGATCCTTTAACTTATGGTCATTACCCAAGAACAGTGAGGGATTTAGTTGGAGATAGATTACTCAAATTTACTAAAGAAGAATCTCAATTGCTTAGAGGATCATATGACTTTCTTGGATTACAATACTACACTTCATATTTTGCAAAACCAAATGCTACAATTGATCCAAATCATATTAGATATAAGACTGATAGTCACGTTACTGAGACTCGTAAGTTCACATAGAAAAATAACACATTAAAGGTggaaaatgtgtgtgtgtgtgtgcatgtatatatacatatatcaaCTTGTGCATCAATATATTTGATAAGTttttttttcctcaaaattaacatGTTAAAATTCTTTTCTTTCTTACAGCTTATGATTATGATGGAAATCCTATTGGTCAACAGGTTAGTATGCAAGAAAAtgaattgataaaaatataacaGATAGAACATTATTTATTTATGGATGGTATCACTAACTTATAAACTATAATTTGCAGGCTTACTCACCTTGGTTTTATATTTTCCCGAAAGGTATCCGACATCTATTGAATTACACCAAAGATACATATAATGATCCAGTAATTTACATTACTGAGAATGGTAAGTGGTGAATGTCTTTCTCATGATGGAATACAGTCtagttaattatatttatatttcgaTCTCATTTTTTAAGTTTCTTGTACGCTAATTTAGGAGTTGATAATGGCAATAACGAAAGCCAATCCATTGGGGAAGCGCTTAATGATACATTCAGGATAGACTATTATCGAAAGCATATGTGGAATGCACTGGGATCTCTCAAGTGAGTCCAAACTCCAaaatactaatatatatatatatatatgtagagagagagagagagagaaagaaagagatttGATAGTTCTTAATAATTTTCCTAATAATGACATTTTGTTTTGGCAGGGATTACAATGTTAACATTAAAGGTTATTTTGCATGGTCATACATAGACAATTATGAATGGAATATTGGTTATACATCAAGGTTTGGTTTGTATTATGTAGACTACAAGAATAACCTGACAAGATACTGCAAGCATTCATGTGATTGGTTCACGAGATTCCTAAATCTAAAGAGTCGAACAAACAACATCACCCAATCTACTTCAAAGAATTCAAGGAAGGCTGGCAAATTCTACATAATGTAGGCTATGTGTGCGTCTCTTTCAATGAAATAATATCATTGGGCTACTGTTAAGCTCCAGTGATCTGCCTTATACTGTAATAATTTTTTCGTGATGTGTCCATTGCGAAAATTCTAAGTGTGCCTTGTTGTATTGCTATTCTATGTTTGAATTAAATGCATTTTCTATatcaattttcataaaaaaaaaaaaaaagcaacctatttttcctttcttaaattGTGCGTTAGCAGTTAAGTAGCTGCCCATGATCTATCTATTTTCAAGAAAAGTTGATAGTGTACTGTCAATGATAGGAGGAAGAAACTGTTTCATGAGGCTCTCTAATATCTTTCCAATAATTTTGTAAAGACCATGTATCAAGCTAATCGGTCCAACTCAGACACTAGACAGACCAGCAATCTTTGGTGCAAGCACAATTAGAGAAGAGTTTATGTCCTGTTGTAACCTTCGTGTTTGATAAAGAAAGACCATACCATGTAGATATTTGCCCGATAATTCATTTGCTATCATAGATGGATTATGATAAAcaagtttttttctttttttggtaaTAAAATGTTGACTTGGCTTTTAAATATAGAAATAAAATGTTGAATTCAATattaacttaaaaaatattaGGGTAAATATCTATTTAGTCTCTGAAATTTGATAGTATTGATTAATAGGTCCTCCTGTTTTTAGAAGTCAAATAATTAGCATATAATATTTAATTCCACTAATCGTATGAATTTTTCTTACCTAAATCCTGTCTATTATGAACTCAAGACACGAGAAGTATACATGTCGAGACTCATCTATTAAATAAATGGATCCCATAAATTTGTATCATGGGTTCATAATGAATAAGGTCTAGTCAAGAATTTTCCTAATCGTATAGTCCTTCCATACAATTAGATAGTAACTTTCTGTTAAGTGGATTTTAATTGACAATTATATCCttacattaaaaaataaaataaattaattagataattTAACCCATCCACCATAGCTCGAAACCTAGGTCCAAATGAGAAGACATTCCCAAGACCACATGCATAGCTCTTCGCATGAAGGACACCATAAACTGTTAGGTAAGTATCTTGAGAAATCTTCGGGAACATTTGCTTTACCAGCCTTCGTTAACGTATCCAatctaatttttttcctttttctcctAATTGTGATAACAATTGATTTAGTTTTAGCAAAACCTGCTCTGCTGCGAGCAGTGCAGCTTCCCTGTTCGTTGAATTAGATTATTCTTCTCTTTTATGGCAGCCTTAACAGCTTCAAGTCTTTTTCATCTCAAATATCATTAAATTTGCATggctttcaatatatatatatatatatacatcatggaTTTCCGTTGTTCATTCAGCATAGATACAGAGTTGGGAATACATATAGTAATCTCCCACCAGTGAAAGAAGCAGCACCAGATTAGCCGTAAGGATCTGAATGCGAGAATATATGTGAAACTGATTGCAGTTTGACAATGGGAACACACTTTTGTGATTGAGGAATCACGTTTATGCAGCTAAGCACTGCATTACCAATTTCAGCTTGCAAAGGAAACTCACCTCATCAAATTAGTCCAGATGTTGCATCAGGGATTGATTTTGGTGAAGCTATGTTTGCagcaatttttgttatttaagcAGATTTGGTTTGTTTTCGGGTCAGGTATTTATCCATGCTGCTGGAATTCTTGCCATTTAGGTGCGGCCTGGATCCAGGACCTGGTTTGCGTTTGCGCCACTTGGAATTGAGCTGCTGGGTCTCCATGTTAAATTTGGGTTGTCTCTACACCTGTGAGGATGAGAGAACAAAACAACAACAAATTGACTAAAATTTTTACTCGGAAAATTTATCAAACACTTAGGTTGCAGAAGAAATGAGCAGGGAATGAAACAAATTTTTATCATACTGACCAGCACTTAAATACATGAAGTAGTTCAACAAACTCAGAAAAAATAGGACCTATTATCAGGACTAAATCAGGtctaacagaaaaaaaaaaaaaaaaaaaaaaaaaaaaaaaaaaagaccagaAAAAATAGGACTTACTTCTACTGACTTATTCAAATGAAATCAAAATGATTTCTGCATTATTTTTTTCAATACTCCCCCTTAATGCAAAAATTTACATTTCCTAATATATTTCTTAGGTGCTAAAATTTTATAAGTGGAAGaggctttgtaaaaatgtcagctaGCTGCTCATCTGTATTGCAGTATGTGATCTTGATTGCTCCGTTTGTCACTAATTCTCTCACAAAATGATGCGGAGTTTCTGTGTCTTGTACCGCTATGATAGACAGGATTTTTAGCCATGGCAATTGTAGATTGATTGTCACAATAGACGGTTGTAGCCTCCACTTGTGTCAGTTTCATATCTTCCATGATCCGACGTAACCCAATTGCTTGACAAGCTGCTAAAGTTACAgccatatattcagcctctgATGAAGACAATGCCGTAGATGGTTGCTTCTTTGAATTCCAGCAAATGACACCAGACCCAAGACTAAAGGCATAGCCTGTGGTACTCTTCCTATCATCAATGCAACCTGCCCAATTACTATCTGAAAATCCACATAACTTCAGATTGTTAGTGTTTGAATACCAAATACCATAGGAACTTGTTCCTCTCAAGTATCTTAATATTCTTTTGGCAGCCCCAAAGTGGATTTTGCTTGGACTTTGACATGAATATTTATAAAAGGCTAGTAGCATGCATTATATCGAGTTGATTGTGTAACATACAGTAAACTTCCTATCAAACTTCAACAATCACCAGCATCTACTTTCTCTTCCCCATCATCAAGACTGAATTTTTGGTTAGTGTTCATTGGAGTCTTCACCGGATTGCAATTTTGAAGCTAAAACCTTTTAAGAAGATCATTTACATAACCGGATTGCAATTTTGCAGCTAAAGCCTTTTAAGAAGATCATTTACATACTTTTCTTGTGAAATAAAAATTCCATCATTACATTGCCTTATTTCCAACCCCAAGAAATAACTCATTAACCCCAAATCAGTCATTTCAAACTCACCAATCATTATTGACATAAAGCGTAGGATCACTTGCACTCCTTTGAAAGCCATGCTTATTGAAATGTCCATCAATTCTCTTGTACTAGGCCCTTGGAGATTGTTTGAGGCCAAAGAGTGCTTTCTTCAATCAATAAACAGTGTTTTCTCGACCTGCAATTTAATTTCCCTGCAGTTGCTGCACATACGCTTCCTCATCCAAAAAACCATTTAGAAATGCAGATTTTACATCAAACTGATGAACATTCCAATTATTATGAGCAGCTATAGCCAAAACAGTCCGAATAGTGTCAAATCGAACAACTGGTGCAAATTTTTTTTCCTGCATTATTTTTTTCAACACTCCAACTTAGCGCATCGGTTTCTGTTTCTCTATTCTTTTGTCTGTATTGTTAATTCACTTTGCTGTTCTGGTCTGTTTTATTTGGGTCTCTGGCTTTAGTGTTCCTTGGACTTTTGTTCTGTTGGTCAGGTTGTTTCACTTACCATGATTCGTTCTAGGTTGGTTTCTGAGGGGAGGCCAGCTGGCTTGAGTTTAGTTAAGTGTTGAATCTTTTCCTggcaattattaataaaattttgcttCTGCttatatattaaaagaaaaaaaaaagtcctgATGTTTGATATTGTGtctgcaagtgcacgggtcacagtagtatagttttaaaaaaaatgatatcgatcccacagggaattgtgcttaaattgaaaataaatgtataaactaattagaatgtaaaatgaaattttggaattaaaattggtatttgaggaattaaagctaaatcaaacaattaactaaattaattgaaCTAGATTAccaagatttaaattgaaattgctatttataaattttataggaattaaatctaaattcaataaaaattaaagtgattctagagattggattttcaatattgtttgcatgtggttttatccctaatttagccaaacacatgagaattgtaattttgagggaaatcaattcttaaatttttgaaacc is a window encoding:
- the LOC110649133 gene encoding beta-glucosidase 24 — encoded protein: MIMAAKLSLQLFGMLFFLISLLALTKPAMADEDDGIPADFNRSYFPEDFIFGTATSAYQIEGAANKSGRGASVWDTFAHQYPDRILDGSNGDVAVDFYNRYEEDIQYVKNMGFDAFRFSISWPRIIPSGRRSEGVNEEGIEFYNKVINEIIKYGLKPFATIFHWNTPQALEDKYGGFLSSNLVNDFRDYADLCFEKFGDRVKYWMTFNEPWSLSGFAYDDGLFAPGRCSSWVNRKCRAGNSATEPYIVAHHLLLAHAAAVQVYRKNYQATQGGKIGITLFTFWYEPLSNRSADIDAARTALDFMFGLWMDPLTYGHYPRTVRDLVGDRLLKFTKEESQLLRGSYDFLGLQYYTSYFAKPNATIDPNHIRYKTDSHVTETPYDYDGNPIGQQAYSPWFYIFPKGIRHLLNYTKDTYNDPVIYITENGVDNGNNESQSIGEALNDTFRIDYYRKHMWNALGSLKDYNVNIKGYFAWSYIDNYEWNIGYTSRFGLYYVDYKNNLTRYCKHSCDWFTRFLNLKSRTNNITQSTSKNSRKAGKFYIM